TGTATTACAGCAATGAAAATAACAAATTACAGCTACCCTCTTATGGATACAATGTTGAGCAGAAAAGGCAAGATCATAAAAAAATGTACACTAACTAGATGATAGCTAGACTGGTGTGTTCTTATGACAATTGAGCTCTATGCTATGAGCTGTGCACTCTTCTATATGTACATTACACTTCAATTAATTCTTTAAAGTATACCATATGATTCTATTTGTTAGGCTCCCCAAAAAGACCAAACGAAACTATAGTTTAGGGATACATACAAAGGTAGTAAAAATGTAAAGAGCCAGTCTAGTGATCACCTTTGGGATACAGGGAGAGGGTTGTGGATGGGATTGAAATCCACAATAAGGGGAACTTCTGCAGTGCTAGTAGATCCTATTTCTTGGTCCAGATAGTGTTTACACAAGTATTCACTTTACAATTCTGCTAAACTGAATATAAAAggtttttattgattgattgattgagactctgtcatccaggctggaatgtggtggcacaatcatggctcactgattTGATAAGCATCGACCtccctgactcaagtgatcctcctgcctcccaagtagctgagactacaggtatgcgtgatgacatccagctaatttttaattttttgtagagacggggtcccgctatgttgcccaggctggtcttgaactcctgggctcaagcgatccacccgcctttgcctccaaaagtgctggggttacatgtgtgagccaccatgcctggccaatatataAGTTTTATATATAGTCTTATCACTTAGACAAATGAATTTAGAAGATTTGAACAAATCTAAATGTTTATCAATAGGGACTATTTAATTATAATAGTCATGTAATGCATAATGCATCATTAAAAATGAAGCAGCTGTGATCCTATATGCTTATAAGAACTTAATGCTCAAATTGGCTCCTAAAACGACAAAACCATGTTAGAAATGAATCTGATATGATACCACTTATGTCGTctctcttatatatatataaaaatatattttatatataaaagatatgtgtgtattttatgtaatgtatttcATAcacattacatataattatatatatgcagAGAACATCTCTAATATCTGGAATAATAGACAAGAAACTAGTCAGTGTTGCAGAGAGGAGACTAGAACTAGGAgacttctttttttcacttttgaattTTGTATCATGTGCATCTGTTACTATTCTAATAAAGAAGAaggaataatttatttcaaaaatacttgTTTATTGCATGGTTCTCTCCAGATTTTATGCCTAGGCTTACTTTTATCATAAAGTACTTCAGCAAAGAAGAGAAACTGGCATTCAAACATGGCCGGCCAATCATTGCCAGGCTAATTGCACAAGAGCTTCTCCAAGCAAATATTTCTCACCTATTACAAACCCCACATTGATGTAGGTGCCACAAATAATAAATGGGACAAAACAGAAGCCCCTGTGCAAGGGGAAGTCagtgaggaagagggaaggaaacgAGAGGCAAGGAGACCACGCACATCACTGGTATTTCTCTTCATATGGCAATTTAACATTGCTGTTCTTTGTCTTTATGAAAAATCGGGTTAGGTCAGGTTCCTTGTCATCACAAGTCTTAGAAATCATctagaaaacatatattttacacACTAATCTCACAACTAGACAACATATTCAGTACTTCAGTGGTAGAATCTTCAGCTTTTCACACCTTAGGCAGTTCTTCCACCAtctatttgtttcttcattctcAGTTCCCAAGAAGGCATAGATCAGGTCCTAGATAGGTTAGCATTTCACATgtctactccatttcatttgcAACAATGGCAATGAAAACCCAGCATGCAATGTGGCTGAGGTGCTGGGAACCCCAAACAATGTGGGGGAAAAAGCAGAGGGCATTTCACATCCCAGACGGGACAGGTTTCCATTCCTTACTAAGGGTGGAAATACTAGAGTGGAGAAGAAGCCAAAAAAATTACTCATGTGAAGAAAAAAGCCTTGTcagccgggcgcaatggctcacgcctgtaatcccagcactttgggatggtgaggtgggcagatcacttgagatcaggagtttgagagcagcctgaccaacatggcaaaaccctgtctctactaaaaatagaaaaattagccaggcgcagtggcaggtgcctgtaatcccagctactcgggaggctgaggcaggagaatcactcaaacccgggaggcagaggttgcagtgagccgagatggcgccaccgcattcctgcctgggcaaaagagcaagactctgtctcaaaaaaaaaaaaaaaaaaaaaaaaaagaaggaaaaaagaaaaggaaaaaagccttGTCTACTGCTTATCATGATTCTCATTTATCTGtggttatgttttaaaaattatttcctaaggAAATTCTTTCAGCCCTTCCCCATTTTTGAGGGGCTGGGGTGCACATAGTGAAAGATTTGGGTCATCTCAAAGGACACAGGTTCAGAAGCATATCATTGTTGCAGTGATCCAAACCCAAGTATGTCATTTCTTCCTCAAAATCCCATTTGCTGCTCTTGCTTGGCAGTGAATATTGCTGATGAGGATGAGAGGCGTAGGTGAAGAGAAAGGGGTCTTCTTGAGGTGAATGGTATGCAGGAGACTGGACGTAGCTGTTAAAATCCACATGTACTTTCTCTTCATAAAGATTACCCGCTGGATTTGGCCATAATGGGGGACAGCCAGTTTTGGCTGCAGGTGGCTCCAATGGAAGCTGCTGGTAAAAGGGTTCTGAAGAGTTTTGGGAAGGAGAGAAGCTGCAAGGCCAGCTGGTCAGAGGAAAAGGATAATTGGAATAACAGTTGTCAGTAAGATGATTTCTCCCCAAAGCAGCATTTTTACTCCACGCTTGTAGATCGCCATGATCAGAGTAGACTCCGGAGGCAGAAGGAGGAAGCAGGTCTCCACTACTGTAGGTTCTGCTACTGGACAATTTGCGCTTTTCATAGAGCTTCGTGGGGTCCACAGTGGAAGTCTGGTCAGTCAGATCTGTGATTCCTCCCAGACCATAACTCTTGGAGAAGGAAAAGCAATCATTTAGTGAGTTCTGCTGAGGAGTGTTAGCTATTAAATGTCCACTGTAACTACCAGGCAATTGGACGCCTTCCTGGAAAGACCAAGTTAAAGGTAAACTCCCCTGACTTTGTGTTTCACCTGGAAGAGACTGGAAAGGAAAGTGAAATGCTCGTGTTAATAAGttaagcaaatcaaaaccactgccATAGGCACCCATGAGTTACTCTGTACAAATAAGAGCTCCATCAGATTTTCCTCATTCCTTACACATTAATACTTGACGCACAAACACATGCAGCGGCTTGACCACAACCACGAAACACTTGAAAAAAGCAAAGGCTGCCTCTGTTTCCATGTTAAAGCTTGCTAACCAGTAACAGCCAAATTTCCCTACATTCAGTAGAGACATGAGTGTGTTTAAGATGTTTCACACTCAAACACAAATCTGATATCctaattgctttttatttattcttttttttttttttttgagatggagtctcgctctgttgcccagccaggctggagcacagtggcacgatcttggctcaatgcaacctctgcctcccgggttcaagcaattctcatgtctcagcctctcaatagctgggattacaggtgcctgccaccacgcccagctaatttttgtattttcagtagagatggggttttgccatgttggccaggctggtctcgaactcctgacctcaagtgacccacccgccttggcctcccaaagtgctgggattagcgacataagccacagtgcctggcctctaaTTGCCTTTTTAAGGAACTTATAAGGAACTAtttacaaaatatcaaagtataacTTCAAAGATTTATATTATACTCAGCACAACTCCCAGGGTCTCTGTCTCTCAACATTTCCTCCCTTGACTATTCTATTTCTTAGTGCTGGTTGGAGTGTGAGAGACCATGGTTGctattgttttttagtttttcctttcctCAAGAGATTTTTCTCTGAATTCGTGGGAATTTTGTTGAACCATAAATCAGACCTCTAGAACACGAGTggtacattcatttatttttctaaatggagGAGGTATATTGTTCTTTAGTTAATCGTTAAAAAAAGGATCTGGTTGAGAATTAAGTTATGCTCTTGTTTAGGTAAAACTACTAGCTGTTAAGGGGATACTTTTAGGGGGTAGAGAAAAAGGGCTGTGACCAGGTAGATTGGATGAGAGACTGAAATGCCACTTGACTTGTCCCATGGCTGGGAGAAAGGATGAGGAAATAGCCATTTGGGTTTGGGGGGCTTGCATTTCCCTACAACAGATCCACATtacaattgttttaaataaagtacATTTACAGCCTCTAGGGATGGACCAGCTCCATCTCTGTTCTCCCAAAAAGAAATGTGCACCTTTGAACAGTAGAAAAAGTATAGGAACTACTATCAATATTAAACAGACAAACGCAAAAAAACCTATGATCTGCTGCCCATAAAGCAGTGGACTTCACATCAGTTTGTCTATAGGGAGTAGCCTCCACTCCACTATTGCCACCCTGGGACAGCTATCATTTTCGGAAACTGCTTGCTTATTTCATCTTGGTAGAGTGTGCTAAGAAAACAATCTGTTTGGGGACATATGGAAATTCAGGAGGGCGGGGAGGGGGCAGGCGGTGAAATGCATAAGGCTACTATTTTGTGGAGATTGTTTCAATTGTTTTTGGTTCTTGCCAAATATAAGTTAAGTGCTAATTCAAGTTTCTCTTTGTAATTGTAGTAGGGAAGATGATTCTCCAATTACATGGACTTTATGGTTCCCAGCATGCTACAAAGATGGTAG
This DNA window, taken from Pan paniscus chromosome 5, NHGRI_mPanPan1-v2.0_pri, whole genome shotgun sequence, encodes the following:
- the GCM1 gene encoding chorion-specific transcription factor GCMa, with amino-acid sequence MEPDDFDSEDKEILSWDINDVKLPQNVKKTDWFQEWPDSYAKHIYSSEDKNAQRHLSSWAMRNTNNHNSRILKKSCLGVVVCGRDCLAEEGRKIYLRPAICDKARQKQQRKRCPNCDGPLKLIPCRGHGGFPVTNFWRHDGRFIFFQSKGEHDHPKPETKLEAEARRAMKKVNTAPSSVSLSLKGSTETRSLPGETQSQGSLPLTWSFQEGVQLPGSYSGHLIANTPQQNSLNDCFSFSKSYGLGGITDLTDQTSTVDPTKLYEKRKLSSSRTYSSGDLLPPSASGVYSDHGDLQAWSKNAALGRNHLTDNCYSNYPFPLTSWPCSFSPSQNSSEPFYQQLPLEPPAAKTGCPPLWPNPAGNLYEEKVHVDFNSYVQSPAYHSPQEDPFLFTYASHPHQQYSLPSKSSKWDFEEEMTYLGLDHCNNDMLLNLCPLR